The genomic DNA AAAATGTAACGCAAACTTGATTATGTCCACCGTAAATTTTCTTGAGTATTTTGTGTTTTCCTCTTCGGACAGTTTTATCTCTGTCTGTTATTTATGCTGATGCCTCCTAGTTGTAAACCAATCTTGTAATTGTTGACGACAGGCTGATTCTAGAATACCTCCGACCACTTGTAAACGGTGATTAGAGGCAGGGCTACTGGGGATGTTAATAACAGTGCGAATAGCACCAGTTTTGGTATCGTCCACTCCATAGACCAATGTGGCTAAACGTGCATGAACTATAGCCCCAGCACACATAGGGCATGGTTCAAGGGTGACATAGAGGCTACATTGGTCTAAACGCCAACTTTGTAAACTTTGTGCTGCTGACCGAATGGCAATTACTTCCGCGTGTGCTGTGGGGTCTTTGTCTCGTTCTTTTCTGTTTTCCCCTTCACCAATTAAGTTACCCGATGGATCAATAACAACTGCACCAACGGGAACTTCACCAGCATCACCAGCTACCT from Okeanomitos corallinicola TIOX110 includes the following:
- the tadA gene encoding tRNA adenosine(34) deaminase TadA, whose amino-acid sequence is MQNEYLKHQKWMNHALKLAQVAGDAGEVPVGAVVIDPSGNLIGEGENRKERDKDPTAHAEVIAIRSAAQSLQSWRLDQCSLYVTLEPCPMCAGAIVHARLATLVYGVDDTKTGAIRTVINIPSSPASNHRLQVVGGILESACRQQLQDWFTTRRHQHK